A genomic window from Brassica oleracea var. oleracea cultivar TO1000 chromosome C8, BOL, whole genome shotgun sequence includes:
- the LOC106311665 gene encoding receptor-like protein kinase FERONIA, with protein sequence MTFTEGRSPLSLLLLLLLLSVTTLISAADYTPTDKILLNCGGSSDLTDTDNRTWIPDVKSKFLSSSGDSKTSPAATQDPSVPTVPYMSARIFRSPFTYSFPVASGRKFVRLYFYPNSYDGLNATNSLFSLSSGPYTLLKNFSAAQTSQALNYAYIIKEFVVNVEGGTLNMTFTPESTPSNAYAFVNGIEVTSMPDIYSSTDGTLTVVGTSGGVTIDNTTALENVYRLNVGGNDISPSADTGLFRSWHDDQDYIFAASLGIPETADPNMTIQYPTGTPSYIAPADVYSTARSMGPTAQVNLNYNLTWVFSVDSGFSYLVRLHFCEVSANINKINQRVFAIYLNNQTAEPAADVAGWTGGNGIALHKDYVVIPPEGKGQQDLWLALHPNPITKPQYYDSILNGVEIFKMNSSDGNLAGTNPLPGPKVTADPSKVLQQRTSHTKSHTAVVAGAASGAVVLGLIVGFFAMAAYRRRKSGEYQPASDATSGWLPLSLYGNSHSAGSGKTNTTGSYASSLPSNLCRHFSFAEIKAATKNFDESRVLGVGGFGKVYRGEIDGGTTKVAIKRGNPMSEQGVHEFQTEIEMLSKLRHRHLVSLIGYCEENCEMILVYDYMAHGTMREHLYKTQNAPLSWKQRLEICIGAARGLHYLHTGAKHTIIHRDVKTTNILLDEKWVAKVSDFGLSKTGPALDHTHVSTVVKGSFGYLDPEYFRRQQLTDKSDVYSFGVVLFEALCARPALNPTLAKEQVSLAEWAPYCYKKGMLDQIVDPHLKGKITPECFKKFAETAMKCVLDQGIERPSMGDVLWNLEFALQLQESAEESGKGICSEMDMDEIKYDDGNCKGKNNDKGSDVYEGNVTDSRSSGIDMSIGGRSLASDDSDGLTPSAVFSQIMNPKGR encoded by the exons ATGACGTTCACGGAGGGACGATCCCCCTTGTCTCTCCTCCTCCTCCTCCTTCTCTTATCCGTCACCACTCTAATCTCAGCCGCTGACTACACACCCACCGACAAAATCCTCTTAAACTGCGGCGGCTCCTCCGACCTAACCGACACAGATAACCGCACATGGATCCCCGATGTCAAATCCAAGTTCCTGTCTTCCTCCGGAGACTCCAAAACATCCCCCGCCGCAACACAAGACCCCTCCGTCCCCACAGTCCCTTACATGTCCGCCAGAATCTTCAGATCTCCCTTCACTTACTCCTTCCCGGTCGCGTCAG GTCGTAAGTTCGTGCGTCTCTACTTCTACCCCAACTCCTACGACGGCCTCAACGCAACCAACTCCCTCTTCTCCCTCTCCTCAGGGCCCTACACTCTCCTCAAGAACTTCAGCGCTGCTCAGACCTCTCAGGCGTTGAACTACGCTTACATCATCAAAGAGTTCGTTGTCAACGTCGAGGGTGGGACCTTGAACATGACCTTCACACCAGAGTCAACGCCTTCTAACGCCTACGCCTTCGTCAACGGTATCGAGGTGACTTCGATGCCTGATATCTACAGTAGCACCGACGGGACGCTGACTGTTGTAGGGACTTCTGGTGGCGTCACGATCGATAACACCACCGCTCTCGAGAACGTCTACAGGCTCAACGTCGGCGGGAACGACATCTCTCCTTCTGCTGACACCGGTTTGTTTAGGTCTTGGCACGATGATCAGGATTACATCTTCGCCGCGAGTCTCGGTATCCCCGAGACAGCTGATCCCAACATGACGATCCAGTACCCTACCGGTACGCCTTCTTATATCGCTCCTGCTGACGTGTACTCCACGGCTAGGTCCATGGGCCCAACGGCTCAGGTCAATCTCAACTACAATTTGACCTGGGTGTTCAGCGTTGACTCTGGGTTTAGCTACCTCGTCAGGCTTCACTTCTGCGAGGTTTCCGCCAACATCAACAAGATTAACCAGAGAGTGTTCGCGATCTATCTCAACAATCAGACGGCTGAGCCTGCGGCTGACGTGGCGGGATGGACAGGTGGCAACGGGATCGCGTTGCATAAGGACTACGTTGTGATCCCCCCTGAAGGGAAAGGGCAGCAGGATCTCTGGCTTGCGCTTCATCCTAACCCAATCACCAAGCCGCAGTACTACGATTCGATTCTCAACGGTGTTGAGATCTTCAAGATGAATAGCTCTGACGGTAACCTCGCTGGTACTAACCCTCTGCCTGGCCCCAAGGTGACTGCTGATCCGTCCAAAGTCTTGCAACAGCGTACTAGTCATACCAAGAGCCATACGGCTGTTGTGGCGGGTGCAGCTAGTGGCGCTGTAGTGCTGGGGCTTATTGTTGGATTTTTTGCAATGGCTGCGTACCGGAGACGGAAGAGCGGTGAGTACCAGCCTGCGAGTGATGCTACGTCGGGCTGGCTTCCGCTGTCTTTGTACGGAAACTCGCATTCCGCTGGCTCCGGGAAGACTAACACTACAGGGAGCTACGCGTCGTCTCTTCCGTCGAATCTTTGCCGTCACTTCTCCTTTGCTGAGATCAAAGCCGCTACCAAGAACTTCGACGAGTCTAGAGTCCTCGGCGTCGGTGGTTTTGGGAAAGTTTACAGAGGAGAAATCGACGGAGGGACCACGAAGGTGGCCATCAAGAGAGGCAACCCGATGTCGGAGCAAGGAGTCCACGAGTTCCAGACCGAGATCGAGATGCTCTCGAAGCTTAGACACCGGCACCTCGTGTCGTTGATAGGTTACTGCGAAGAGAATTGCGAGATGATTCTGGTGTATGACTACATGGCTCACGGGACGATGAGGGAGCATCTATACAAGACTCAGAACGCTCCTCTTTCTTGGAAGCAGCGTCTTGAGATTTGCATCGGTGCGGCTAGAGGTTTGCATTATCTACACACTGGTGCGAAGCACACCATCATCCACAGAGATGTGAAGACGACTAACATTTTGCTTGATGAGAAATGGGTGGCTAAGGTCTCTGACTTCGGTCTGTCGAAGACTGGTCCTGCACTTGACCACACGCACGTGAGCACGGTCGTGAAAGGAAGTTTCGGTTATCTTGACCCAGAGTACTTTAGACGGCAGCAACTGACTGATAAGTCCGATGTCTACTCCTTTGGAGTTGTTCTCTTCGAAGCTCTTTGTGCAAGACCTGCCTTGAACCCCACGCTAGCTAAAGAGCAAGTGAGCTTAGCTGAGTGGGCACCATACTGCTACAAGAAGGGCATGCTTGATCAGATCGTTGATCCTCATCTCAAGGGCAAGATCACACCTGAGTGCTTTAAGAAGTTTGCTGAGACCGCGATGAAGTGTGTGCTAGACCAGGGCATTGAGAGACCGTCGATGGGAGATGTTCTGTGGAACTTGGAGTTCGCGTTGCAGCTTCAGGAAAGCGCTGAGGAGAGCGGGAAGGGGATATGCAGTGAGATGGACATGGATGAGATTAAGTATGATGATGGTAACTGTAAAGGGAAGAACAATGACAAAGGCTCTGATGTGTATGAAGGGAACGTGACTGACTCGAGGAGCAGCGGAATAGACATGAGCATTGGTGGTCGGAGTTTGGCTAGCGATGATTCAGATGGGCTCACTCCAAGTGCTGTGTTTTCTCAGATCATGAACCCTAAGGGACGTTAG